GCTGAAATCCCTGCTGTTGTGGGTTTGGGAAACCAATAGTTGATAATACATTAGGTTTAATTCTTGTAAAAGTTTTTCGAAAATCTTTAGAAAGCATGGGGGTAATGCTACTGGTCTGTAAGTGTCTGGGAATTTATATAATGGGATTTTTTCTCACCTTTGCGCATGATTTTTCATGACACAATGTGGACTAATAGGACCAATGCAAAAAATTGtgtttatcatataatttttcatcCCCTTGACAAGTGTTCCTGTACTCATTATTTAGACTATGTATATACCCAAACGCAAAATGATCTGGTTTTGGTCTAATGCTTATATATAACTTATTGATAAGTGCCAGGTAAATCAAATTGTACTCAGCACTGACGCACATCAAACCGTACAATATCTGACAGGGTGGGTAGTTTTCGCCATATAATCATtactttaatttcattattgcAATGATATAAccgtaaattttaatattttaacagtATTTATTGTATCAGTAAAGCCAtgctaactacatgtattattacgGTCATGTTCATCATAACATGAGGTCAAATCATTTATCACAGTAACCTCAGTATAAACTTTACGGGATCGAGTTTATACTTaaacaggtcgggtacactaccttatatggatagcattatttgacacgtgacagtattttcgtcaaacagattctccaatccaatgaatgagttgcaatgcatgacggtctaaaacgtgtttacgattcaacaaacgcacgtggtttttgtctgttttattcacaatatataattgcttgccggaatgtttgtacaccttgatttttactttagaaggtaaaaaaggaaagattacgtaccattaactttgttccatgctcacattgaaaaatactcTTGTTTTACttgatcaattgttgcttcaaaaaaTGATCTATATCAAGcgactgacaaacatacgcaAACAAGTACAAACAGATTTTGCTAAGAAAAACCTGCACAATTGCGTATTGTTGGCTTTATTATTGTGCACTAGAAATGAATacaggtaactgtacatttttaacatacgtgaATAGTCACGGTAGTagaatgcacaaatatacaaacgcagaagTTCAAGCTATGCAGCATATAGTATTTTGTCcgttaagcattctgatgaatgtccctgaagaaatTATCAACGCGCATTCTACTAATGTCGTCCCAAATATGGggtatcacgtgaaaaaacgATACTCACTGCTTCTAATTCAATAGGCGTACCTCTgttttgaacattgacaatggggtatttaTATAGGTTAATATAAGTCCTAATAtgcaatatcttttaaatgtgagcatagaaattgaagttcagacataattgcccatattaatttcataaattctgaaaaatcattcaaactgagtttccaaaggacaattcaaattggtatatattttcaatacgctttgtatacactgaaacttgtagtagcccacaatgctTTGCAACTCattcgataaaagtaaacagattgttaatttagtatgcaaatttatgccgacgtcacaaaatatagtggtctcgacctgttaaAACCATGAGAAAAAGTTTGTCATTAAGTCAACTTATTAAAACAGTGATATCAATATTTAACAATCATCGATGAAATCAATGATATCGAGCTCAAGTTACGCTAAGACTGTCATTACAGCAAGGTCAAACTCATCATTACAAGTTAGCAAGGAGAACATAACAGTAAGGATAATTTCAATCTTGAAATGGGTGGTCCTGTAACTTTTAGCGCAATGGGTTATAGCGTTAGCTACCCATCTATAAGACACGATTTCAAATGCCGCTCGGTCTTTCTTacctttcaaaatgttttaaaacatactagtattttctgtatctgaaaattataaaccggtgaaaatatatttttaaaatcaaagtacttttATCCAAATTAATATCACTATTTGTCCCCTACCACCTTACTTAAGCGAATTTACTCAAAAGCGTTCCTATTCTTTAAAAGGTTGGAAATATgagattataaatatttttaaaaacccgATTGACTTCAAATGTGTAATAAACCCAAAACACTTCGTTTGAATAAGTGAGGGACAGTATTTTCCAACAGTTGATCGCGAAAAAATACGCTATATATaacttacatgtaaatgcaaCGCCAACCGAGAAGTTAagatttgtatacatttattttaataacataATAATATATACTTGTGTGATGTTCATTACCATGCTAATCTATTAAAATTACGAGATATGCATGCGTTTCTCTACTTTGTTAATGCTTAATTTTCAATGGTTTCATCTTCGATATAAATCTTTGTGTATCATACACGTCATGCTACAAACTGGTCTCCTGCTGTAGGGTTAGTAACTATCCAGTCTCGGGCAGTGACTATCAATCACAAGCAACACCATGTCAATGCAGTGAAGTTTAATAGCTAGGTAACAAGTTAAGTACAGCTACCACAAAGTGTCGGACACAACAGGGTTACAACCTCGTCTGTAACCTCTGAACTCTCACGTGATCTTCATCAAAATTTATAGTTTCCAAAAGTATAgacatatatactagtattattatgtcacaaattatttttcacattaaaaacaCAATCTATTTACAAATGATAATTAAGTTCATGGTTTGGTATTTGCCAAATTGACCtcgtttttttcttcttcaatagTTTGGACATTGATCATGGTGGGACTCGGAGGTTACAAACATCAGACATGGACGGATTTCTGATGAGACTTTGAGAGTTGATAGAGCTTCATGACCAAACAAATCATGAATTGTTGAGAGTGACACAATAAAAACAGAAGAAAGATCACATACAGTAAGTATTGCAATTAGTTCAGCTCAGGTTGTATTGCAAGGTTTAGTTTTAGTATGTCTGACAAGCTCTGTGGAAATGCAATTAGGGACAAATTTGATCGGAGGTTcaacaatatataaaacaagaaatcCTGTAAATTGGACAACATAACcgaaatttgaaaacaatggAGACATATAGACTAGATTAACACATCACAATTATAAACTGTAGGCATCTAAAGAAATAATGCACAATTCAAAATGGGATAGCTTACTGTTGATAAGGAggtaaacaaattaaagatgGTATTGGACGGTACTCTGCAAAAGCACACTGGTTttcataaatatgtaaatataatatagataataaaacaccaaaaatttatcaaaatgcaGGATACAATGGTCGATGCTATCAGCAGTTTAGCAATTGCATAAATTTCTGTTGGTCCCCATCAGGACATTTGAACTAAGCATGTGACAAATTGTCCAATGATGTCAGATTTGTGTGTAGGTGGTTTATGTGGGTGTGGCTCTGCTCATTTTCCGATGGTCTCCTTCAAACCTTTGATCTTTAAAAGGctcttaattcttttttatatttagctAAATCTAACATCATAGTATTTGTCAAATGCTCAGAAGACTTCAGCACtatgttaatattaaaaatgttgataatataTCTATCACAGTCACACAACAAAAATGGTTTCAGAGAATGTCAGCAGAGAGTTATCCCATTAAGAAGTGCTAGGAATTCTGCAGCGGCTACAGACACTCAATACAACTGCTAGAAAACTGCGAGATTCAGCTCAATGGCAGGAATGATAAAGTAAAACGTCATTGTTCGAATTCGTTTGTTCATACATGGTACCCTCGGGAGTCATAGTAATCCTGAAAGGAAGAGAATGATAATTACTTTCAGCGAGAACCGAGCAAAAACAGTCCTGTAAatctatgttttttaaaatatgttgagaaattttattttttggaaaaaaaaattaaacttttatgtATTCTCTTCATAGAACATTAGAAAATCTCTGTCAATAaggtttcatttttaaaattacatttatttttaatgtaattaactCAGTAGTAAATGTACTGTTTTCTGCACAAATTTCCATTAccattatttcattatttactaGTTATTGTTATTAAGACTTTGATTATTCGTCAAATTCATTATCATGTGATCAAACTTtgttagtaaaaaaaacaacaaaaacacaaaTGTCATGGTTCTTTGAAATCACAACCCTTGACTATTGAGTAAATGTCAAGACattttcaaagtacatgtactatacaaaaaaaacaaaaaaggaaaattaagatacatttacaccatatgtacatgtatactgaaactAATAAACTTCTCTACAGTAAGAAATAAAGTAACAAGTTAACATAAACGCAAGTTGCAACAAAATGATATgtcaaaatgaaacaaaacagatttgtttaaattttgactaTAAATAATTTGGTGCCGACATATTTACCATATTACACTTCTGAGGTCTAAACGAACAGAACATTCTATATAAAACTTACTATTCCAAACTCTGCATTAATGACAAGTCAAATGTTTTATAAGTAACAGATATATATAATcaacaatgaaaatgtgttaAGTCTGTTATTGTCAAATACTACATTAGCTTTaaagttcattaaaaaatattaattcactCAATAATCCAAACCTAACATACCCCAATAACTATTTCTTGGCCTTCATACAAGTAGATCAAATTTAAGTGTTGATTTATGCAATGAATACAAGTAACAAAATCCCACTGTGAACTCTATAAAGTCTAATTTACACTCCCACACCTAactgataaaatataatattttgaagcATTTTCCagtaattatgaaaaaaatgttctagCCTCTACTCTGACTTACCCCATGCTGTCCGGAGCCTGGTCGGGATCTAGCTCTGACCCCCCGGGCACTGCTCCCACTACTGGGAGAGGCACCGCGCCCACTGGGTGAAAATGATGTCTCTGAATCCCATCGCTCTAATTCTTCTCTGACTAATTTTTCCATTTGTTCTCTTTTTATTTCATCACTATTGCTGCCATCGGTCTAAACAACACACGATATTATTACACAGTGTACAAAGTGTGACAGACTTGCCTACCAGTGAATGCACTGACCATCCATCAAGGTGAATGGAGTCTGTCCTTTTGCAGTGACAAAGTGAGCAAACTTGTTAAAACAATCACACAATGAATTACAGGTACAAATGTGAACAAGTGTATCACTGAAACTCAAGTGATTTATCGTTTAGAGGACTGGGATATCTTGTTTAATACTTTTCAGACTGGTGCAAGTTAAGTTAAAAAATGTCTTGTTATACAAAAAAGATTTGCTGTCATACCTCTGTGATGCTGTCTAATATTTTGCCCATTGTTTCTCTGCGTTTGAGTTTTGCTTTTTCCATTGCCTCTAATTTAACTAGAACAGCATCAATTTTAGAGACAATACTGCCAATTGAATGTTCCATTCTATCCACCCTTCGGGATAAAACTGTGAATTCTTCGTATGATACACCATTTGATCCTCTGCCTGATCTGGTAGATTTGGATCCATTTTCATCCATTTCCGAGCTTTCATCTCCGCTGTCGTCGTTCTCGCTGATCCTGCTGCTGGCCCTGCGTGCTGTTCCAGGTCTGTTTCCAGTCTTCTCCAGTTCATCATATTCTTTATTGAGAGCAGCCTATTGGATAGGTAAATAACACTTACAACTTATGTTCATAAATTTGCTATGTCTTTAATTTGGGAACATATTAACTCATCATCAATGTAAATTGATCAGCGTTTACTCCACGTCAGGTGAGTACTGCGAAAGAAATAAGTGGTATTTGGTCACTATGGTAGTGAAAAAGCAGTGGCACTCTTAAGTCAGTTGATTTCTTGGACTAAATACTATGCCAGTGCTTGGATTATCAGCAATCCATTAAGGATTGACAGTGCAAAATATTTGCTTTGTGTAAAATATGATCATGTTAATGTCATAAGCAGCTTGGGTTATTGATGCACATTTTACCTTCCTTTTTCCTTTATTGCCTTTTAGTTTTCTATATTTAAACATGCTTCTCTACAATAAATACCCTTACTCTGacaataattctttgaatacatTTCTTGTGAAAAAGGGTGATTAATTTTTGCCTCCCAAAAATAACTGaaattaacattcaaaaatttttaaCCAACAAAATTAgcttttcatatctttttttttcatcaaatcaaCTCAATCAACTCTTTCTTAGAAGTTATTGCTAAATACCTTTTGGTTATTGAGATCCTCTTGCATTCTGATTTGTTCATCTTTGTCCAAAACACGATCCCCATCAATGTCATACTTGGCAAATAGAGCCTCAATTTCACCGTCAGCATAACCACGGCTAcaagaaattgtttttaactGGTCAGTATATATATTCCAACTCTATTAAGTATCTCTGAGACTAAATGGATGTCCTTTGATTAGCAAACTTACGTTTTGAGGTCCTGTCTCCACTCGTCGAAGTCGAGTTTGTCATCACCGTTGATGTCGGCGTGTTTCAGGGTTTCGTGGATATCCTGGATCTTGTCACGTTTCAGGTTCAGTTTGTCTACCATCTTCTGGTATCCCTGCAAAAATGtcacaaaaattttttttagtaatatTACATGCAATTCAACTAGACCACAGGAAGacttattaaaacaaagatttcttttttgtaaTCTGATTAGATGCATGGCTTACTCTCTTGAAGTAGTCAGTCATCTCAAACTCATTCATCTGGTTAGCCATGTCTCCCTTCACTTCAGAGTAGGTGTCGTTGATGATGGCCAAGAACATGTTGATCAGGACAAAGAATACGAAGAAGACAAACAGCATGAAGAAGATAGGTCCCAGGTACCTGTTGGCAGCCTCCAGCTGATGGAAGTCAAAGTCTCCCAGGATGATACGGAACAGTGTGAAGCTAGGGAAAGAATGGACAAGTTCCTTTATATCTACAGTGCTGGAGtgaaaattttcagaaaaaaaatcaaagatcatAACTGTCTTACAAAGAGTTGCCGAAATTGCTGAAATCCTTGACTTGGGTTCCGAACAACAGATATCCAAGCTGGGTGAAAGCCAAGAAGATGATGAAAAACATGACTGCAAATCCGAGCAGATCTTTGGCACAACGACCAAGGGTGGAGGAGAGCTGGGTCATGGTCTTATTAAAACTGATGTATTTGAAAATCTGTTAAGAAAAACATTGGTCTTcagttactacatgtacatattaataGAGAACTGCTTTTCATTGCATGATTCAAAGTCTTAAGTCTCTAATAATTATGGAAATCTTACCTTCACCCATGCAAAGAACACAGCAATAGCAATGGCGTTGTCGAATCTTGTTTGCCAGTAACTGAGGAACTCAAAGTCAGCATACTGGTCTGGGTGACTGATGAGCTCGCTGAGTTTGTTGTCTACTTCCACCGTCCGATATATGTCAAACGCGATACACAGCAGGGCAATGATGATCACAGTCAGATCCAGAATGTTCCACAGACTCTTGAAGTATGACAGCTTGTGTTTCTTGAtctgtaaaacatttaaaatctcttttaaaatcaaaaagaaagATCAGCCCTATTATAAAATACAGATGATTAAACTAAATTTCTATATGCTATCTATGTAAAATTTACCTCAAGGGCTTCCTCAACAATGTAATATGCGATGAAGAGGGCAAAGATAAGTTCACAGGCCATGATGAAATAGTCCTTGATGGTAACGTATCTGATCAGCTTGACGGTACGGAAATCCCAAGATGGAATGGCTCCACCAGTGGCTGGGAACTCCACAATCAGCCGGATGGCACAGAACAAGTTGATGTTGGCATTGTACACAGTGAAATCAACAAACAATACTCTAGTCCCTCGCGTTATCCACagtttattaaacaaatatgttaTGACTTCCAGGGATTCATTTTGTGTTTTGCCAAGATTCTGAACATATCCAGCTCCACTGTATGTCGCAATGGTTGCCTCATGGCTGCTTCCATCCAGTTCCTCTTCAGTCTTGTAGGCGAATCTGCAAGGACAAAAAATTATCTATATTGAATAACATAACTTTCTTCTGAAATAATGATTACATCCATGTATGACTTGTTAAactggcaatatatatatatttgaaaatacattcATTAAGATATTTCAGACTTTAATTACAtggtaaacataaaaattcagACTTAATTCTCCAAGCACTGCACCAGTGACACATACTGGCACATCAAATAACTTCTGAACCTGTACTTACGCTGTGTAGTTATCAGCATTGGCCGTAGTAGTCTTGTCCTCAAGATTGGCAGAGTAAGAGTCGTAGCATTCACGGATGACATCTTTGAAGTTTTCATGGACCACACAAGAGTTGGAACTGACTCTGAGTTGACGGAGACGGGGGAGTCCCAGCAGTTTGTTCTCGTAGTAAATGTAGCCTTGTTCAGAGGGAGGTAGGGGTTCATTGTTGTACCAGGTCTCCCAGTGCAGACCTTTGATCAGAGGGCCTCGGGCAAACTACGTATTGCACAGGGAAAGAGGTCAGtacaaaatacaataactacatgtactgccTGCATATCAATAtctatttttcataaaataagtATATGAAATTTCTACAGAGAATATAAACTGTAAAAgtgatgaaaaatattaattcagATAAAATTTAAGGAATGCATTGTACACATGTACTCACTTTCCAGAAATCATCAACGTTGGTGATTGTCCTGAAAGTACCGCCAGATTCATGGGTGGTGTCCAAAAACAGGTCACTCATGACCTTGGTGTAGTAGTACATGGTAGTGGAGGTCATTCCAAAGGTCActgaaataatcaaatcaatCTCATATTATTAATTCATACACATTAGTGATGGGCAATATTCATCTTATATCATTATCAGTAATTTCTTTACATTAAGAAGCAGTAAATAAATCAGTTATTGAATCCTGGTAATACAATAGATTTCCCCtcaaagaagtacatgtactagcatTTGTATTCAGATGGGTAAATAAAATGttgatatgcaaaataagcacaTGAAAGAAAATCTTTCTGCTTTTCAGTTATATCAACTTGTACTGTAGTACTAATAGGAACTTTAAATCATGGAAACTTGATTTGAAAGGGTAAGtcaaatgttttttgtttacaatcaatCATCAACCTATCTATCACTTGTATTTTGTATCCCTTGTACTAAGTAAAATTTATGCTATAAAATGCTAGTTTCAGTTGAGGAATTTTCAATTAACAGGTAATCAATAACAttcagaatttctttttttcccctCCCTATACTTGATTATATCAACACAGGTAGTTTTGAAGTAAAATTCCAATCGATAAAGCCATACACACCAAAGAGCAGAGATCAATATTTCATGTGTATTGATAATTGCTGCTTTGGTGTGCTAAGCTCATGGAATATGCATAAGCTTCTTTTCCAGGTAcgaaaaatcaataaaacaatcAATGTTTTCAGGAATAAAACATCAAAGATCAATGCAGTGGAAAATACCAGAGATGCTTCATTTTGTGCAGATagattgtttttttctttgtttgggTTGGTTTCTTTTACTGATACATGCAATGTCTGTGATATCTTTTGTCCCTCTTACCAACACAAAGGATGATGAGGAACACCAGGTAGATGATGAGTTCTCTCAGTGTGGTCTTCACGTGGAGTTCTCTGTTTCCCTTTGTCTCCTCAGTCTGCCTGGTCGCCCACAGAGCTAAATACAAATGACAACACAACCATAATCAATTAGAGTACCACTTAAGTATGTATATGATTACTTTTCTTTTCACATTTCTGCAgaaatctgataatttttaatcaaataaaagtgaa
This portion of the Magallana gigas chromosome 7, xbMagGiga1.1, whole genome shotgun sequence genome encodes:
- the LOC105323311 gene encoding polycystin-2-like protein 1 isoform X4 encodes the protein MTSRDNRPTSAQSRTAWGTDMDSGYGRPDNQFEFGPRDDPDLPVAMENDIYMDRDKGKNEVAPTKPTENQGCFTKFRKGVRSLWATRQTEETKGNRELHVKTTLRELIIYLVFLIILCVVTFGMTSTTMYYYTKVMSDLFLDTTHESGGTFRTITNVDDFWKFARGPLIKGLHWETWYNNEPLPPSEQGYIYYENKLLGLPRLRQLRVSSNSCVVHENFKDVIRECYDSYSANLEDKTTTANADNYTAFAYKTEEELDGSSHEATIATYSGAGYVQNLGKTQNESLEVITYLFNKLWITRGTRVLFVDFTVYNANINLFCAIRLIVEFPATGGAIPSWDFRTVKLIRYVTIKDYFIMACELIFALFIAYYIVEEALEIKKHKLSYFKSLWNILDLTVIIIALLCIAFDIYRTVEVDNKLSELISHPDQYADFEFLSYWQTRFDNAIAIAVFFAWVKIFKYISFNKTMTQLSSTLGRCAKDLLGFAVMFFIIFLAFTQLGYLLFGTQVKDFSNFGNSFFTLFRIILGDFDFHQLEAANRYLGPIFFMLFVFFVFFVLINMFLAIINDTYSEVKGDMANQMNEFEMTDYFKRGYQKMVDKLNLKRDKIQDIHETLKHADINGDDKLDFDEWRQDLKTRGYADGEIEALFAKYDIDGDRVLDKDEQIRMQEDLNNQKAALNKEYDELEKTGNRPGTARRASSRISENDDSGDESSEMDENGSKSTRSGRGSNGVSYEEFTVLSRRVDRMEHSIGSIVSKIDAVLVKLEAMEKAKLKRRETMGKILDSITETDGSNSDEIKREQMEKLVREELERWDSETSFSPSGRGASPSSGSSARGVRARSRPGSGQHGSLE
- the LOC105323311 gene encoding polycystin-2-like protein 1 isoform X3 — encoded protein: MTSRDNRPTSAQSRTAWGTDMDSGYGRPDNQFEFGPRDDPDLPVAMENDIYMDRDKGKNEVAPTKPTENQGCFTKFRKGVRSLWATRQTEETKGNRELHVKTTLRELIIYLVFLIILCVVTFGMTSTTMYYYTKVMSDLFLDTTHESGGTFRTITNVDDFWKFARGPLIKGLHWETWYNNEPLPPSEQGYIYYENKLLGLPRLRQLRVSSNSCVVHENFKDVIRECYDSYSANLEDKTTTANADNYTAFAYKTEEELDGSSHEATIATYSGAGYVQNLGKTQNESLEVITYLFNKLWITRGTRVLFVDFTVYNANINLFCAIRLIVEFPATGGAIPSWDFRTVKLIRYVTIKDYFIMACELIFALFIAYYIVEEALEIKKHKLSYFKSLWNILDLTVIIIALLCIAFDIYRTVEVDNKLSELISHPDQYADFEFLSYWQTRFDNAIAIAVFFAWVKIFKYISFNKTMTQLSSTLGRCAKDLLGFAVMFFIIFLAFTQLGYLLFGTQVKDFSNFGNSFFTLFRIILGDFDFHQLEAANRYLGPIFFMLFVFFVFFVLINMFLAIINDTYSEVKGDMANQMNEFEMTDYFKRGYQKMVDKLNLKRDKIQDIHETLKHADINGDDKLDFDEWRQDLKTRGYADGEIEALFAKYDIDGDRVLDKDEQIRMQEDLNNQKAALNKEYDELEKTGNRPGTARRASSRISENDDSGDESSEMDENGSKSTRSGRGSNGVSYEEFTVLSRRVDRMEHSIGSIVSKIDAVLVKLEAMEKAKLKRRETMGKILDSITETDGSNSDEIKREQMEKLVREELERWDSETSFSPSGRGASPSSGSSARGVRARSRPGSGQHGAKK
- the LOC105323311 gene encoding polycystin-2 isoform X5, which codes for MTSRDNRPTSAQSRTAWGTDMDSGYGRPDNQFEFGPRDDPDLPVAMENDIYMDRDKGKNEVAPTKPTENQGCFTKFRKGVRSLWATRQTEETKGNRELHVKTTLRELIIYLVFLIILCVVTFGMTSTTMYYYTKVMSDLFLDTTHESGGTFRTITNVDDFWKFARGPLIKGLHWETWYNNEPLPPSEQGYIYYENKLLGLPRLRQLRVSSNSCVVHENFKDVIRECYDSYSANLEDKTTTANADNYTAFAYKTEEELDGSSHEATIATYSGAGYVQNLGKTQNESLEVITYLFNKLWITRGTRVLFVDFTVYNANINLFCAIRLIVEFPATGGAIPSWDFRTVKLIRYVTIKDYFIMACELIFALFIAYYIVEEALEIKKHKLSYFKSLWNILDLTVIIIALLCIAFDIYRTVEVDNKLSELISHPDQYADFEFLSYWQTRFDNAIAIAVFFAWVKIFKYISFNKTMTQLSSTLGRCAKDLLGFAVMFFIIFLAFTQLGYLLFGTQVKDFSNFGNSFFTLFRIILGDFDFHQLEAANRYLGPIFFMLFVFFVFFVLINMFLAIINDTYSEVKGDMANQMNEFEMTDYFKRGYQKMVDKLNLKRDKIQDIHETLKHADINGDDKLDFDEWRQDLKTRGYADGEIEALFAKYDIDGDRVLDKDEQIRMQEDLNNQKAALNKEYDELEKTGNRPGTARRASSRISENDDSGDESSEMDENGSKSTRSGRGSNGVSYEEFTVLSRRVDRMEHSIGSIVSKIDAVLVKLEAMEKAKLKRRETMGKILDSITEDYYDSRGYHV
- the LOC105323311 gene encoding polycystin-2-like protein 1 isoform X1 yields the protein MTSRDNRPTSAQSRTAWGTDMDSGYGRPDNQFEFGPRDDPDLPVAMENDIYMDRDKGKNEVAPTKPTENQGCFTKFRKGVRSLWATRQTEETKGNRELHVKTTLRELIIYLVFLIILCVVTFGMTSTTMYYYTKVMSDLFLDTTHESGGTFRTITNVDDFWKFARGPLIKGLHWETWYNNEPLPPSEQGYIYYENKLLGLPRLRQLRVSSNSCVVHENFKDVIRECYDSYSANLEDKTTTANADNYTAFAYKTEEELDGSSHEATIATYSGAGYVQNLGKTQNESLEVITYLFNKLWITRGTRVLFVDFTVYNANINLFCAIRLIVEFPATGGAIPSWDFRTVKLIRYVTIKDYFIMACELIFALFIAYYIVEEALEIKKHKLSYFKSLWNILDLTVIIIALLCIAFDIYRTVEVDNKLSELISHPDQYADFEFLSYWQTRFDNAIAIAVFFAWVKIFKYISFNKTMTQLSSTLGRCAKDLLGFAVMFFIIFLAFTQLGYLLFGTQVKDFSNFGNSFFTLFRIILGDFDFHQLEAANRYLGPIFFMLFVFFVFFVLINMFLAIINDTYSEVKGDMANQMNEFEMTDYFKRGYQKMVDKLNLKRDKIQDIHETLKHADINGDDKLDFDEWRQDLKTRGYADGEIEALFAKYDIDGDRVLDKDEQIRMQEDLNNQKAALNKEYDELEKTGNRPGTARRASSRISENDDSGDESSEMDENGSKSTRSGRGSNGVSYEEFTVLSRRVDRMEHSIGSIVSKIDAVLVKLEAMEKAKLKRRETMGKILDSITETDGSNSDEIKREQMEKLVREELERWDSETSFSPSGRGASPSSGSSARGVRARSRPGSGQHGDYYDSRGYHV
- the LOC105323311 gene encoding polycystin-2-like protein 1 isoform X2 — encoded protein: MTSRDNRPTSAQSRTAWGTDMDSGYGRPDNQFEFGPRDDPDLPVAMENDIYMDRDKGKNEVAPTKPTENQGCFTKFRKGVRSLWATRQTEETKGNRELHVKTTLRELIIYLVFLIILCVVTFGMTSTTMYYYTKVMSDLFLDTTHESGGTFRTITNVDDFWKFARGPLIKGLHWETWYNNEPLPPSEQGYIYYENKLLGLPRLRQLRVSSNSCVVHENFKDVIRECYDSYSANLEDKTTTANADNYTAFAYKTEEELDGSSHEATIATYSGAGYVQNLGKTQNESLEVITYLFNKLWITRGTRVLFVDFTVYNANINLFCAIRLIVEFPATGGAIPSWDFRTVKLIRYVTIKDYFIMACELIFALFIAYYIVEEALEIKKHKLSYFKSLWNILDLTVIIIALLCIAFDIYRTVEVDNKLSELISHPDQYADFEFLSYWQTRFDNAIAIAVFFAWVKIFKYISFNKTMTQLSSTLGRCAKDLLGFAVMFFIIFLAFTQLGYLLFGTQVKDFSNFGNSFFTLFRIILGDFDFHQLEAANRYLGPIFFMLFVFFVFFVLINMFLAIINDTYSEVKGDMANQMNEFEMTDYFKRGYQKMVDKLNLKRDKIQDIHETLKHADINGDDKLDFDEWRQDLKTRGYADGEIEALFAKYDIDGDRVLDKDEQIRMQEDLNNQKAALNKEYDELEKTGNRPGTARRASSRISENDDSGDESSEMDENGSKSTRSGRGSNGVSYEEFTVLSRRVDRMEHSIGSIVSKIDAVLVKLEAMEKAKLKRRETMGKILDSITETDGSNSDEIKREQMEKLVREELERWDSETSFSPSGRGASPSSGSSARGVRARSRPGSGQHGTSEV